One region of Candidatus Thermoplasmatota archaeon genomic DNA includes:
- a CDS encoding KEOPS complex subunit Pcc1: MSCDIVMEFDDAEKVKTVMRSVKVDDFNFVKSSVKGKKLEAHIDSKSVSSLLHTLDDYLACISVADKVTLDKH; this comes from the coding sequence GTGAGTTGTGATATAGTTATGGAGTTTGATGATGCTGAGAAGGTTAAAACAGTTATGCGATCTGTGAAAGTTGATGATTTTAATTTTGTGAAATCATCTGTTAAAGGCAAAAAACTTGAGGCACATATTGATAGTAAATCGGTTTCATCTCTGTTGCATACTTTGGATGATTATCTTGCTTGTATTTCTGTTGCTGATAAAGTTACTTTAGATAAACATTAA